A genomic segment from Ramlibacter agri encodes:
- a CDS encoding ABC transporter substrate-binding protein gives MKKRVFLQTLPALALAASGVAHAQANTPVKFLLDWRFEGPAALFLLPAAKGYFRDARLDVTVDAGTGSGAAVQRVASGTYDMGFADLAALMEFHANNPDAPNKPVAVMMVYNNTPAAVMALKKSGIKAPADLNGKKLGAPVFDAGRRGFPIFQKANAIPNVTWVSMDPPLRETMLARGDLDAITGFSFTSLLNLEARGVKPADVVTMMYADYGVKLYGNVIIASPKLIRENPQAVKAFLQAFTRGAKEAMANPDAAVEYIKQRDGIINVEMEQRRLKMAINDVIASPDARAEGFGVVNPARLSLMASQVSDAFATKTRVNPDTVWNGSFLPSRAELNILPPARK, from the coding sequence ATGAAAAAACGGGTCTTCCTGCAAACCCTCCCTGCCCTGGCGCTGGCCGCCAGCGGCGTCGCCCACGCCCAGGCCAACACGCCGGTCAAGTTCCTGCTGGACTGGCGCTTCGAAGGGCCGGCCGCCCTGTTCCTGCTGCCGGCCGCCAAGGGCTACTTCCGCGACGCCAGGCTGGACGTGACGGTGGACGCCGGCACCGGCTCCGGCGCCGCCGTGCAGCGAGTGGCTTCCGGCACCTACGACATGGGCTTCGCCGACCTCGCGGCGCTGATGGAGTTCCACGCCAACAACCCCGACGCGCCGAACAAGCCGGTGGCGGTGATGATGGTCTACAACAACACGCCGGCCGCCGTGATGGCGCTCAAGAAGTCGGGCATCAAGGCGCCGGCGGACCTGAACGGCAAGAAGCTGGGCGCGCCGGTGTTCGACGCCGGCCGCCGCGGCTTCCCGATCTTCCAGAAGGCCAACGCCATCCCCAACGTCACCTGGGTGTCGATGGACCCGCCGCTGCGCGAAACCATGCTGGCGCGCGGCGACCTGGACGCCATCACCGGCTTCAGCTTCACCTCGCTCTTGAACCTGGAAGCGCGCGGCGTGAAGCCGGCCGACGTGGTGACGATGATGTACGCCGACTACGGCGTGAAGCTGTATGGCAACGTGATCATCGCCTCGCCCAAGCTGATTCGCGAGAACCCGCAGGCCGTCAAGGCCTTCCTGCAGGCCTTCACGCGCGGGGCCAAGGAGGCGATGGCCAACCCGGATGCGGCGGTGGAATACATCAAGCAGCGCGACGGTATCATCAACGTGGAGATGGAGCAGCGGCGGCTGAAGATGGCGATCAACGACGTGATCGCCAGCCCCGACGCCCGCGCCGAAGGCTTCGGCGTCGTCAACCCCGCCCGGCTGTCGCTGATGGCGTCGCAGGTCTCGGACGCCTTCGCCACCAAGACGCGCGTCAACCCCGACACCGTGTGGAACGGCAGCTTCCTGCCGTCCAGGGCGGAACTGAACATCCTGCCGCCCGCGAGGAAGTAA